One window of the Magnolia sinica isolate HGM2019 chromosome 19, MsV1, whole genome shotgun sequence genome contains the following:
- the LOC131234495 gene encoding uncharacterized protein LOC131234495 isoform X1 translates to MEEYIVKWVILGVLCWTTTFMFVRSILPKRSFDFCNRTVSTIHASLAVYLASLSVEDWKCPVCPLGSKSSPQQMETLAVTVAYLIYDLICCFFDNHVSLDNSIHHLVSIVGIGAGLAYEMCGSEMVAALWITEISSPFLHMRELLKELGYRDTDLNLAADIAFAVIFTLARMVGGPYLTYVTLTADNPLLIKAMALGLQLVSTFWFYKIARMVRYKLVKRRAPKKVT, encoded by the exons ATGGAGGAGTACATCGTGAAATGGGTCATTTTGGGAGTTCTTTGCTGGACCACAACTTTCATGTTTGTTAGAAGCATACTCCCGAAGCGCTCTTTTGATTTTTGCAACCGTACCGTGTCTACGATCCATGCATCATTGGCTGTTTATTTAGCTTCTCTTTCTGTAGAAGATTGGAAGTGTCCTGTTTGTCCTTTGGGTTCCAAATCTTCTCCTCagcag ATGGAGACTTTGGCAGTGACCGTTGCATATCTCATTTATGATTTGATATGTTGCTTCTTTGATAACCATGTTAGTCTAGATAATTCAATTCATCATCTGGTCAGCATTGTCGGTATTGGTGCGGGCCTTGCATATGAAATG TGTGGGTCAGAGATGGTTGCGGCGTTGTGGATAACAGAGATCTCTAGCCCTTTCCTTCACATGAGGGAGCTTCTAAAAGAACTTGGTTATAGGGACACTGACCTTAATTTGGCAGCTGAT ATTGCATTTGCAGTCATATTCACACTGGCAAGGATGGTTGGCGGACCGTATCTCACATATGTGACTTTGACAGCCGATAACCCACTGCTTATAAAG GCAATGGCACTGGGATTGCAGTTGGTGAGCACGTTTTGGTTCTATAAGATTGCTAGAATGGTGAGATACAAACTGGTTAAGAGGAGGGCACCAAAGAAAGTGACCTAA
- the LOC131234495 gene encoding uncharacterized protein LOC131234495 isoform X2, translating into METLAVTVAYLIYDLICCFFDNHVSLDNSIHHLVSIVGIGAGLAYEMCGSEMVAALWITEISSPFLHMRELLKELGYRDTDLNLAADIAFAVIFTLARMVGGPYLTYVTLTADNPLLIKAMALGLQLVSTFWFYKIARMVRYKLVKRRAPKKVT; encoded by the exons ATGGAGACTTTGGCAGTGACCGTTGCATATCTCATTTATGATTTGATATGTTGCTTCTTTGATAACCATGTTAGTCTAGATAATTCAATTCATCATCTGGTCAGCATTGTCGGTATTGGTGCGGGCCTTGCATATGAAATG TGTGGGTCAGAGATGGTTGCGGCGTTGTGGATAACAGAGATCTCTAGCCCTTTCCTTCACATGAGGGAGCTTCTAAAAGAACTTGGTTATAGGGACACTGACCTTAATTTGGCAGCTGAT ATTGCATTTGCAGTCATATTCACACTGGCAAGGATGGTTGGCGGACCGTATCTCACATATGTGACTTTGACAGCCGATAACCCACTGCTTATAAAG GCAATGGCACTGGGATTGCAGTTGGTGAGCACGTTTTGGTTCTATAAGATTGCTAGAATGGTGAGATACAAACTGGTTAAGAGGAGGGCACCAAAGAAAGTGACCTAA
- the LOC131234494 gene encoding peroxidase 5-like: MKGFAVLCFIGLVLVILAVPAVGDGLRYDYYCETCPKAEVIISKMMDNFVQCDTGVPARIIRMHFHDCFVRGCDASILLNSTAHNQAERDAPANNPSLKGFDLIDQIKEALEYHCSGVVSCADIIAYAARDSVEKSGKFGRYAVRGGRKDGRISRASEVITNLPTPNFDANALIQRFASKGLSLDDMVTLSGAHSIGVSHCSSLLGRHRNFNKTGLPDPTLNFHLAQKLRSKCPSGSKVDPTIVMDTSTPTIMDNKYYEGVLENKGLFTSDHTLLTNKLTKKQVVDSAAQPSAWEKKFVKAMIKMGEIEVLTGQKGEIRRKCSFVNEKKG; encoded by the exons ATGAAGGGTTTTGCAGTTTTATGTTTCATTGGCTTGGTATTGGTGATCCTAGCCGTCCCGGCCGTAGGAGATGGTCTACGGTATGATTACTATTGTGAGACATGTCCTAAAGCAGAGGTGATTATTTCCAAGATGATGGACAATTTCGTTCAATGTGACACAGGCGTGCCGGCCAGAATAATAAGGATGCATTTCCATGATTGTTTTGTAAGG GGGTGTGATGCATCAATACTCTTAAATTCAACTGCACACAATCAAGCAGAGAGAGATGCACCGGCGAACAATCCAAGCCTCAAAGGTTTTGATCTGATCGATCAAATTAAAGAAGCCTTGGAATATCACTGCTCTGGGGTCGTGTCGTGTGCGGACATAATCGCATATGCAGCTAGAGATAGTGTTGAAAAG TCTGGTAAATTTGGACGTTACGCGGTCCGTGGAGGACGGAAAGACGGTAGGATCTCTCGAGCCTCGGAAGTTATCACCAACCTCCCGACCCCTAACTTCGATGCTAATGCTCTCATACAACGATTTGCAAGCAAGGGCTTGTCACTTGACGATATGGTCACCCTCTCAG GAGCGCATTCCATTGGAGTCTCTCATTGTTCGTCGCTCCTTGGGAGGCATAGGAACTTCAACAAAACTGGCTTACCCGACCCAACTCTCAACTTCCATCTGGCACAAAAGTTGAGATCAAAGTGCCCCAGTGGGagtaaggtggaccccaccattgtcaTGGACACATCTACGCCAACCATCATGGACAACAAATATTATGAGGGTGTGTTGGAAAACAAAGGGTTGTTCACTTCTGACCATACATTACTCACTAATAAATTAACAAAGAAACAAGTGGTAGACAGTGCAGCTCAACCATCAGCTTGGGAGAAGAAGTTTGTTAAGGCAATGATCAAGATGGGAGAGATAGAAGTACTAACAGGGCAGAAAGGAGAAATAAGAAGGAAATGTAGTTTTGTAAATGAAAAGAAGGGATGA
- the LOC131234493 gene encoding 26S proteasome regulatory subunit S10B homolog B, translating to MNGGEDAARRRSVVSDYRKKLLQHKELDSRVRTVRENLRGAKKDFARTEDDLKSLQSVGQIIGEVLRPLDDERLIVKASSGPRYVVGCRSKVDKEKLTAGTRVVLDMTTLTIMRALPREVDPVVYNMLHEDPGNVSYSAVGGLSDQIRELRESIELPLMNPELFVRVGIKPPKGVLLYGPPGTGKTLLARAIASNIEANFLKVVSSAIIDKYIGESARLIREMFGYARDHQPCIIFMDEIDAIGGRRFSEGTSADREIQRTLMELLNQLDGFDSLGKVKMIMATNRPDVLDPALLRPGRLDRKIEIPLPNEQSRMEILKIHAAGIAKHGEIDYEAVVKLAEGFNGADLRNVCTEAGMSAIRAERDYVIHEDFMKAVRKLNEAKKLESTSHYNADFGKD from the exons ATGAACGGCGGAGAAGACGCTGCTCGTCGCCGCAGCGTCGTCAGCGATTACAGGAAGAAGCTCCTCCAGCACAAGGAACTCGATTCCAGAGTCCGAACAG TGAGGGAGAACTTGCGAGGTGCGAAAAAGGATTTTGCTAGAACCGAAGATGATTTGAAGTCTCTTCAGAGTGTTGGACAGATCATAGGAGAAGTTCTCCGGCCTCTTGATGACGAGCGTT TAATAGTCAAAGCTAGTAGTGGTCCTAGATATGTTGTTGGCTGTCGCAGTAAAGTAGATAAAGAGAAGCTGACAGCAGGAACCAGAGTGGTTCTTGACATGACAACTCTCACAATCATGCGTGCTCTCCCACGCGAG GTTGATCCAGTTGTGTATAACATGTTGCACGAAGATCCTGGTAATGTTAGCTACTCCGCTGTGGGTGGGTTGTCTGATCAGATCCGGGAACTCAGAGAATCTATTGAGCTACCTCTCATGAATCCTGAACTCTTTGTCAGAGTAGGGATCAAGCCCCCTAAG GGTGTTCTTCTATATGGTCCTCCTGGGACGGGCAAGACACTGTTGGCCAGAGCCATTGCCAGCAATATAGAAGCCAACTTTCTCAAG GTTGTCTCGAGTGCTATAATCGATAAATACATAGGTGAAAGTGCGCGGTTGATCAGGGAAATGTTTGGATATGCACGTGATCACCAA CCCTGCATCATTTTCATGGATGAAATTGATGCCATTGGTGGACGCCGCTTTAGCGAGGGAACTAGTGCTGACCGTGAGATCCAAAGAACATTAATGGAACTGCTTAACCAGCTGGATGGTTTCGATTCGCTCGGAAAG GTTAAAATGATTATGGCAACGAACCGACCTGATGTATTGGATCCAGCGCTCCTCCGTCCTGGGCGATTGGACAGGAAGATAGAGATTCCGTTACCAAATGAGCAATCAAGAATGGAAATTCTTAAAATTCATGCTGCTGGAATTGCCAAACATGGCGAGATTGACTATGAAGCTGTTGTAAAGCTTGCAGAG GGGTTTAATGGAGCAGATCTTCGTAACGTCTGCACGGAAGCTGGGATGTCTGCGATTCGTGCAGAACGAGATTACGTCATCCATGAAGACTTTATGAAG GCTGTTCGGAAACTGAATGAAGCCAAAAAACTCGAGTCTACTTCTCACTACAATGCTGATTTTGGGAAGGATTAG